In a genomic window of Maricaulis maris MCS10:
- a CDS encoding glycoside hydrolase family 3 N-terminal domain-containing protein: MNNEKAVMAKVQEINASTSKDRVEVRVRDLLDRMSLEEKIGQLNQVEASADNVLDLLGDDIRAGQVGSIINQVDRDTVLELQRIAREESRLGIPLLVGRDVIHGFKTVVPLPIGQAASWNPQLVEACARLASEEASTVGVNWTFAPMIDVCRDPRWGRIAECLGEDPVLTSVLGAAMVRGFQGASLDDPSSLAACAKHFAGYGASESGRDYNTTNLPENELRNVHFPPFRAAVEAGVASLMTSFSDIDGVPATANSFLLRDVLREEWRYDGLVVSDWDAIQQLCVHGLTETRDEAAFQAASAGVDMDMVAGAYLQHLAGLVASGRIELETVDRMVANVLRLKFRLGLFDSRPVLADEPARMTSRSLAKEAALQSCVLLKNEGRALPLDPACLDHLAVIGPLANEPAEQLGTWVFDGDPERSVTPLAAIESLAADAGMSVSHARAMPTTRSLDETAFAEAEAIARNADVVVVFLGEEAILSGEAHCRADIDLPGAQVSLVKRLKAVGKPVIAVIQAGRPLTLTSVIDDLDAILFAWHPGSLGGAAIADLLFGRACPSGKLPVSFPKMVGQIPVYYGHKNTGRPPTPDSIVLIDDIASGAAQTSLGMTAFHLDAGYEPLYRFGFGLSYTEFAYSELSLSAVRITPSETLTVAVNVTNSGEVEGDEIVQLYLRDRFGSVTRPVRELKAFQRVTLAPGETREVRFSLTVEDLKFYKRDQTRGAEAGKFDVWIGGDSAAGRKAEFTLTQDSPAMA; encoded by the coding sequence ATGAACAACGAGAAAGCCGTGATGGCCAAAGTGCAAGAAATCAACGCTTCGACCAGCAAGGATCGCGTGGAGGTCCGGGTTCGCGACCTCCTCGATCGCATGTCGCTGGAAGAAAAGATCGGGCAGCTCAACCAGGTGGAAGCGTCAGCCGACAACGTCCTGGACTTGCTAGGCGATGACATTCGGGCTGGCCAGGTTGGGTCGATCATTAATCAGGTGGATCGAGATACTGTCCTCGAGCTCCAGCGCATTGCGCGAGAGGAAAGCCGACTTGGTATTCCGTTGCTTGTCGGCCGTGATGTGATCCACGGTTTCAAGACGGTTGTTCCACTTCCGATTGGGCAGGCGGCGAGCTGGAACCCGCAACTTGTTGAAGCCTGCGCGCGCCTGGCCAGTGAGGAGGCTTCAACGGTTGGCGTCAACTGGACGTTCGCCCCGATGATCGATGTTTGCCGTGATCCAAGATGGGGGCGGATTGCAGAGTGTTTGGGCGAAGACCCTGTTTTGACCAGTGTGCTGGGCGCCGCCATGGTGCGAGGTTTCCAGGGCGCGTCGCTTGATGACCCATCAAGTCTGGCAGCTTGTGCGAAACACTTTGCCGGATATGGCGCGTCCGAGAGTGGCCGCGACTACAACACCACTAACTTGCCGGAAAACGAACTGCGCAACGTTCACTTCCCGCCCTTCAGGGCCGCGGTTGAGGCAGGGGTGGCTTCATTGATGACGTCTTTCAGCGATATCGATGGCGTGCCGGCAACAGCTAACAGCTTTCTCCTGCGTGACGTCCTGCGCGAGGAGTGGCGCTATGATGGATTGGTGGTCAGTGACTGGGATGCCATCCAGCAATTATGCGTTCACGGGCTGACCGAGACCCGTGACGAGGCGGCTTTCCAGGCGGCATCCGCCGGGGTCGATATGGATATGGTCGCCGGGGCCTACCTGCAACACCTCGCAGGTCTGGTTGCGAGCGGTCGTATCGAGCTGGAAACCGTGGACCGCATGGTCGCCAATGTCCTGCGATTGAAGTTCCGGCTGGGTTTGTTCGATTCTCGCCCTGTTCTGGCCGACGAACCTGCCCGTATGACCTCGCGCTCGCTCGCCAAGGAGGCGGCCCTTCAAAGCTGTGTTCTTCTGAAAAACGAGGGCCGGGCCCTCCCTCTGGACCCGGCGTGCCTGGATCATCTCGCAGTGATCGGGCCCCTCGCCAATGAACCGGCCGAACAATTGGGAACCTGGGTGTTTGACGGTGATCCTGAGCGCAGTGTCACGCCGCTTGCTGCCATCGAGAGCCTCGCTGCCGACGCTGGAATGTCGGTTTCACATGCCCGTGCGATGCCGACGACGCGGAGCTTGGATGAGACAGCCTTCGCCGAGGCGGAGGCGATTGCCCGGAACGCTGATGTGGTCGTGGTGTTCCTGGGCGAAGAGGCGATCCTCTCAGGGGAGGCGCACTGCCGGGCCGATATCGATCTGCCAGGCGCCCAGGTCTCCCTGGTCAAGCGTCTGAAAGCTGTCGGCAAGCCTGTAATTGCTGTGATTCAGGCCGGAAGGCCGCTGACCTTGACGAGTGTCATCGACGATCTCGACGCCATTCTCTTCGCTTGGCATCCGGGAAGCCTCGGCGGGGCGGCTATAGCCGACCTGTTGTTCGGGCGAGCGTGCCCGTCAGGAAAATTGCCGGTGAGCTTTCCAAAAATGGTCGGCCAGATCCCGGTCTATTACGGACACAAGAATACCGGTCGACCGCCAACGCCGGACTCGATTGTGCTCATTGACGACATCGCCTCGGGCGCGGCACAGACCTCACTGGGGATGACGGCCTTTCACCTCGATGCCGGCTATGAGCCACTCTACCGGTTCGGTTTCGGCCTCAGCTACACCGAATTTGCCTATTCTGAGCTTTCTCTGAGTGCGGTTCGTATCACGCCGAGCGAAACGCTGACCGTCGCTGTGAACGTCACAAACTCGGGTGAAGTCGAGGGCGACGAGATCGTGCAGCTCTACCTTCGAGACCGCTTCGGCAGCGTCACCAGGCCTGTGCGCGAACTGAAGGCATTCCAGCGTGTGACCCTCGCACCCGGTGAAACCCGTGAAGTCCGTTTTTCCCTCACAGTCGAAGATCTGAAGTTCTACAAGCGCGACCAGACCCGGGGTGCGGAAGCAGGAAAATTTGACGTCTGGATTGGCGGTGACTCCGCCGCTGGCCGCAAAGCCGAATTCACGCTGACCCAGGACAGTCCGGCGATGGCCTGA